The Mercenaria mercenaria strain notata chromosome 6, MADL_Memer_1, whole genome shotgun sequence genome contains the following window.
aaacaacagaatatCTGAATaggtatttatgtctcccaccacacagtggtgtgggagacgtattgatttactcctgtctatgtgtctgtcagtctgtctgtcacaaagcttgtccgcactctaagtcgaacatttctcatccgatcttcaccaaacttgaacaaaatgtgtttgaccataagtcctcggccaagctTGATAATTCGCCAAATCGCCGAatttcagaattatgacccttgatttacCTAAAGTCAGCCTTTtcactcttcaaaggtatattaaaatgagtaaacagtataaaaagactgacttactatctaggtgattaggcagttgtgggagacatgcgcttttctcaaaagcagctctagtgtGATTGTGAGACTGGTACGTTAGAGTATATTTGATCATTTAGGAAAATAAATGGGGCCAATAAATTAAATATGCTGGGTTCTATTCATAGGAGCACTTGATGCCATGATGCAGCCTTGGAGGCAATATATAAACAGGTTTTTTTCCCACCCAACCCACGTGTGGTTACAGCTTTCACAAACTAGTTCCTTTTTGGAAGAGTCAGATTGCATCATTTTGGCCATGTTTGACAAATATCGATGCaagtttcaatattttgttcAAGAAATGGAAAGCATAAAATTTATGTCGTTGTATCGCGATCGGGGAAAACGATGGTTATTCACCAAACATCCATTAACATTCGACATGTCAGCTTATAGTTCGCTTAAAATCCATTTGAAAATATGTGATGCCATTTTAATTGCATCTTGACAGTAAAGATGCTGGTTTGAAggacagtgtcaaaagtttataACAGAGAGcaagcaaaataatgaaaaagtatcACTGTAAACAAGCGGTCTAGTTTCCAAACTGGTGTTACCTATATAGTATCTAAGTAGGTACtttactacattttgtattttttcctgATCAGGACAAGTCTGGCCATTGGCACCAGAGTAATGAACTACCTTGTAGGTATcacatatgattttaattttaccaAGACGTATCCAAAAATTACGAAAACTTGTACAGAAAATAATCAAAAAGCCATCATATATGCTGTTTATCAATGCATTTTGGATGGTCCTTGTTCTTTCGATGGCCTCGGGAGGGTGGAACATATTATTGTCACTATGCACGTATGTCTGTGAGTCTGTCATTCTGTCCAGGCAAAAGAAGAAGCGCAAAGTGGAAAAAGTATTCTTTTACCAGATAAGGGCCAACACATACTACGAATGTTCTGTAGTAAGTTAATAAACAATATATGAGGGTTTTGCCAGAATggctttttagattttattatgcccccggcatctactgatgcgggaggcatatagtgattgtcctgtccgtccgtccgaggttaaccaaatgggaccgtttcgtctagcatcaatacgttcccctaactagaatgacttgatactaatgcagatgtaacctgtgactatttctcatcttcagacatcacctgacctcagtttgaccttgaccttgaacttgatttcgttttggacttaggttgctttgtatcgacaaggatgccaccggggcatcaagcgtttattgaacgcatcTCCTTGTTTTTGAAtatgttttagtaaattttaaatcAATGTAACATTACCCTGGTGCCAGTGAGCCTGACAAAAATGTCGGCCAgctttcaatgaaataaaataggtACACAACATCAATGATATTAAGGGTCAGGCGCACACTGTGTTAGAAATTTAAAACGTGTAGGATCCAAACTCGTCGGAAGAAAGACGCTGTCAGTTCAGAAAAGTTTGTATATCAGGATAGTGGTGACATTGTTGATTGAGGGATTCAGTAATGTCGCAGGTTGTATATGTATGAACGAAGTCAGTAATTGCGCTGCAATAGAGAATTCAATTCAGACCATGCAGTCATAAAAATAAGGACATAGCAAAACATGTTTATAGCGACGGTTCAGAAATAGTTATTGCAAAGCATGTCCACTCTTGAGTTACAAAGATATTTGTCTCTGAGAGCAAAGATAATAGGTTAGATAATGTTGGTAAGTTGAAAGAAGTGTTGCATTGGAAATTTAACTTGGTATGCACTCTTTAAGCCGGGCAGGTAGCCAACACGTCTTGCGTATCAGACAAATACTTAAAGAGACACTGTCGTTGAAAGACCGATGTTGCAAAGGATGGTTACGTAACAAAACTTTAGAAAACGAAACTATTGAAAGTATGGAGAATTTAAGAGTATTTCAGACTTGCAAATGTTGCATATTGAGAGTAATTTTATTAATGAAGATCCCTTTTCAGTCCATTTATATCTTGTATTTTTGCATAAATGCGTCTAACAGTACTTCTCTATTGTTAGACAGGACGTTTTCTTCCACACTACCGCGTATTGCGGAGTAACTTTGTTCTGGCGTTTATTGTTATTCAAAACTGCTTTGAATGCTAGATACATGGATTTCATGAACATTTACAATGTCATTCTTCGTATTGAAAAATccaaaaaggtaaaacaacaaaacaatcttTATTTGAATCTGAAAAATCTatttacatattttgataaaaacacgTTTTTTGTTGTGCACACCTTTGCTTAACCgcaaaattaattcaaaaatgaaatatctgtAGTTCTTTGTCATTTTCGTCACACGACAATGCAAACTGGTCCACAAACAGTCATATATTACATTGCGCATGTGCAGACTTACATTGTCAATTTTTCCCTTTGGACTGATATCAGCTGTGCCATCGGTTTTTATCCCGCTATGCTACAAAGCAATTGTCACCCAGATACATGTTCATTGTGTGCTTAAGTTGTATTGAACATACACGGGTGTCTCTTTTACTTGAAGTTTCTTTTCCTAGTTTCGATGAAAATTCTCTGTTTTTTCAAAGGACGTGGTTCACGTATTCCTTTGATATTGAACTTGAACTTTCGGGCGATATATGGCATACACATAGATATGTATCGTTAAAAGTACCAAAGTATTCTTTCTTTATATTGTAACTAACAAACAATTTGACATGACTTTGctataaattttaaaactgatatatttgCCAGTTATAACTATGCATTTAGGAAgctgaaaaattgtaaaaaaagataCAACTTCTTGATTTCCACAATCAACAACATAAAAACTAGTAATAATCAGTGTTGCTCATGTAATGGTTACTTCATGTTTATTGAAAGTATTGTAAACATTTAAGTATGTATCTATTAAATTTCGTTTCACAATTGTAAATATATTCACATACGTGCATATcatagttttcatttatatttacaatgtcTTTCTTTATATTGAAGTATACTATAgaaaaaggaacaaaaatatctgttataattattaaaagCCTACTAAAACacacatttattttgtatgtgcACATGTGCAGTCTTGAATTATGCGAATGCAACTCTATCTGAATTTTAAAACTCGCACAGCAATAAAACACTCGTAATTTTAAAACCACACTCGAAATTTAAATACGAAAGATCTTTAGTTCTTTGTCATTTTCATCACACAACAATGCAAATTTGTCCATTTTCGTATTGAAACAAACTGTCATAAATTTCACTGCGCATGTACAGACCTGCATTGTGTGGATTAATTTCCCTTTCGGACTGATCAGCTGTATCATTGATTGATCCTCTGCTCGCATCggtaaatatatatttccttctGCGTCTAATGCCAAAGAACCTACCAGAGACTCGGTAAGCTTGTATTCGAATACAGTGCAGCCTTCCATGATTGTTGCAATTAAAGTGGAACCATCAGTCACATATAGAATCTTCGAGTCACTTTCAAAAACGATATAGCGTTTCCGGTAACTAGCCGTTTTGAGCACTCTATCCATATTGCTCAACTGAAAGGAATCTACTTGTTTTCCATTAAGATTCAGAAACTCCACCAAACCCGTGTCTGACAACACAACTAACGACTGGATACGGGCATCATATGCCAGTCCAATAATATCTCTTTTGACTGAAATCTTATTTGTGCGCTGTAAGACTCTCTGTGTAGGGTCAAGTTGATATAGATACAGGCAACTGTAGTATTCTTCATCAGTAACTGCTACTGCTATTGTTCTGTCGTCGACTTTAGCAAATATAGTCTTGTTTTTATGTTGCACATTAGTTTGAATCTGTTCTGGCGGCCCACTTATATGAATTAAAACATCCGTTTTATCCCGCATTGCAACAACAAGAAAATTGTCAAGCCATATGCACCCAGATACATGTTCATTCTGTACTTGAGATGTATTGAATCCATACGGCAGTcccttttttagaaaaaattcttTTCCTAGTTTCAATGGATATTCACTATTTTTCACAGGACATGGCTCACGTATTCCTTGGATATCGCAATGGGGCAATGGAACATTGGCTGTCTTCACATCTACCTCAATAAACTTCTTTAAACACTGCTCTACTGCATAAGTAGACGATATCTCTTTGATAACAAGTTCCTTTGCGTTGGCACTCTCTCGTAGAcctttcagtttctttttaaatGCTTTCAGTTCAAGACGCATTTCTCGTTCTGTTAGATAGACATGCACGTCTTTACCTAGGCGTCTTACTGTTTCAAGCTTCCGGATCGATATATTCAACTCTTCCTGGTAACTTTGTATTTCATCCTTTTGAGAGGAAATACTTTTCGTGATAGTGTCTCGACTTTTCCCAGAATCCATCGTTATTTTATCTTCTCATCTTTGATATGCTGCGTCCATGTTTTTCTTCAATGTTTCCAATGCTTGAGTACAAGCTTcctttgttttatctattttcacTTGCTCTTTCACTTCATGGTGCATGAGCAAATCGGCGTGCTTGTTAAACTCTTTTAAAACATCTTCAGTGGAAGTGGATGCGTTTTGGCTGGCCTTTTCCATTTCTTCTGCAAGAGAAACAACATCCTCGCATTTACGGTGTCTGACAATAGCACACTCATTACAACACAATTGATCATGATCTTTGCacaagtattttatctttttgtctGTATGGACTGAACACTGCGTAAGTCGTTTAAGAGTATTAAATGCTTCTTCATCTTTCACGTCGCTGATACTTTGGATAGTGTGACTTGAAGAAGCTTTATTCCTCTTATGATGTTTGTTACAGTTATCACAAAGTCTTTCGCTACACTGAAGACAAAAAGCATTTGCTGAGGAATCCGTGTTACCACGCAGACAACTGTCACATAACAGAATAATTTCGAATTTCGTTTCCATGTTCTCTGCTGAAGCTGCtcaagtattttgtattttatataga
Protein-coding sequences here:
- the LOC123550567 gene encoding transcription intermediary factor 1-beta-like; protein product: METKFEIILLCDSCLRGNTDSSANAFCLQCSERLCDNCNKHHKRNKASSSHTIQSISDVKDEEAFNTLKRLTQCSVHTDKKIKYLCKDHDQLCCNECAIVRHRKCEDVVSLAEEMEKASQNASTSTEDVLKEFNKHADLLMHHEVKEQVKIDKTKEACTQALETLKKNMDAAYQR